The Glycine soja cultivar W05 chromosome 6, ASM419377v2, whole genome shotgun sequence genome has a window encoding:
- the LOC114417393 gene encoding serrate RNA effector molecule-like has translation MAEVINNMPPESLDQSPSSSAPPPPPPPPPASSSAPADDLPPPPLPPPPRRRDRRDDRDFDRHPNRSRDYYDRDRDFKRRRSPSPGYRDRRYSPPPPSRRSPPPYKRSRRGSPRGGGYGPDDRFGYDYSGGYERGAGGRTGYADEKSYGRLVHRSAGGYHNGISDVDNSRGYADLSSGGAQREGLMSYKQFIQELEDDVLPAEAERRYQEYKSEYISTQKRAYFNAHKDEEWLKDKYHPTNLLTVIERRNENARRLAKDFLLDLQSGTLDLNPGLNSTSSGKSGQASEPNSEEETDGKRRRHVRGPNKDNDFSAAPKAHPISSEPRRIQADIQQAQAVVRKLDREKGIEDNILCTSDHNKNDDKAHSGSVGPIVIIRGLTSVKGLEGVELLDTLITYLWRIHGVDYYGMVETNEAKGFRHVRPEGAGHEETSKSGSDWEKKLDSFWHGRLNGQDPLEVMTAKEKIDAAATDVLDPHVRKIRDEKYGWKYGCGAKGCTKLFHAAEFVHKHLKLKHPEIVMELTSKMREDLYFQNYMNDPDAPGGMPVMQQPQKDRPLKRRLGGLEGRLKDDRGNRRDQDRSDRMNGDRPDGSPSHERQMGNHDEAMYDAYGGPGVPAFTSDMPPPPVLMPVPGAGPLGPFVPAPPEVAMQMFREQGGPTSFDASGRKMRSGPHMGGPAPIIAVPPSFRPDPRRMRSYEDLDAPEDEVTVIDYRSL, from the exons atGGCCGAAGTGATCAACAACATGCCTCCTGAATCCCTCGACCAATCTCCCTCCTCTTCCGCTCCTCCTCCACCTCCTCCTCCGCCACCCGCCTCTTCCTCCGCCCCCGCCGACGATCTCCCTCCGCCGCCTCTCCCTCCTCCGCCGCGGCGCCGGGACCGCAGGGACGACCGCGACTTTGACCGCCACCCTAACCGCAGCCGGGATTACTACGACCGCGACAGGGACTTCAAGCGCCGCCGCAGCCCTAGCCCCGGCTACCGTGACCGACGATACTCTCCTCCACCACCTTCGCGCCGGTCGCCTCCGCCGTACAAGCGATCCCGGAGAGGAAGCCCCCGCGGCGGGGGGTATGGACCCGATGATAG ATTTGGTTATGATTATTCTGGTGGCTATGAACGGGGAGCGGGTGGAAGGACTGGTTATGCAGATGAGAAATCTTATGGCAGGCTTGTACATCGATCTGCTGGGGGATATCATAATGGGATTTCTG ATGTGGATAATAGTCGTGGTTATGCAGATTTGTCAAGTGGAGGTGCACAAAG AGAGGGGTTGATGTCCTATAAACAATTCATTCAGGAGCTTGAAGATGATGTGCTGCCAGCTGAAGCTGAGCGTAG gtATCAAGAGTACAAATCAGAGTATATTTCTACACAAAAGCGGGCTTATTTTAATGCTCACAAGGATGAGGAGTg gttaaaagataaatatcacCCAACAAATTTACTAACAGTAATTGAAAG GAGGAATGAAAATGCTCGACGGCTTGCAAAGGATTTTTTGCTTGATTTGCAAAGTGGAACATTAGACCT AAATCCTGGTTTGAACTCCACTTCATCCGGTAAATCAGGGCAAGCCAGTGAACCTAATTCTGAGGAAGAAACAGATGGTAAACGAAGAAGACATGTTAGGGGACCTAATAAAGATAATGATTTCTCAGCTGCTCCAAAAGCTCACCCTATCAGTTCTGAACCTAGACGGATACAAGCAGATATTCAACAGGCTCAGGCTGTTGTTCGTAAGCTTGACAGGGAAAAGGGTATTGAAGATAATATTTTATGCACCAGTGACCATAATAAAAATGATGATAAGGCTCACAGTGGATCTGTGGGCCCCATAGTAATTATCCGTGGCTTAACATCTGTTAAGGGCTTAGAGGGTGTTGAGCTACTTGACACACTTATTACGTATCTTTGGCGGATACATGGTGTTGATTATTATGGTATGGTTGAGACTAATGAGGCCAAGGGTTTTAGGCATGTGAGGCCAGAAGGAGCAGGGCATGAAGAAACAAGTAAATCTGGTTCTGACTGGGAGAAGAAACTTGATTCATTTTGGCACGGAAGGTTGAATGGCCAGGATCCATTGGAAGTGATGACTGCCAAGGAGAAGATAGATGCTGCAGCAACTGATGTGTTGGATCCACATGTTAGGAAAATTAGGGATGAGAAATATGGGTGGAAGTATGGTTGTGGAGCTAAGGGCTGCACAAAGCTTTTTCATGCAGCTGAATTTgtgcacaaacatttgaagctAAAACACCCTGAGATTGTGATGGAACTAACATCCAAAATGCGCGAggatctttattttcaaaattacatgAA TGATCCTGATGCTCCTGGTGGAATGCCTGTCATGCAGCAACCTCAG AAGGATAGACCTCTAAAGCGAAGATTAGGAGGTTTAGAGGGCCGATTGAAGGATGACCGTGGTAACCGGCGAGACCAGGACAGAAGTGACAGAATGAATGGAGATAGGCCTGATGGTTCCCCATCCCATGAAAGGCAGATGGGAAACCATGATGAAGCAATGTATGATGCATATGGAGGGCCTGGTGTACCTGCATTTACCTCAGATATGCCCCCTCCACCAGTTTTGATGCCTGTACCTGGTGCTGG GCCTTTGGGACCCTTTGTCCCTGCTCCACCAGAAGTTGCAATGCAGATGTTCAGGGAGCAAGGAGGACCTACATCATTCGATGCCTCGGGAAGGAAGATGCGATCTGGTCCTCATATGGGTGGACCAGCACCTATAATTGCTGTTCCTCCATCCTTTAGACCTGATCCTCGACGGATGCGAAG TTATGAAGATCTAGATGCCCCAGAAGACGAAGTCACTGTGATAGACTATAGGAGCTTGTAG
- the LOC114417394 gene encoding uncharacterized protein LOC114417394: MVASERAMEEEDFDFEKKVSIKESMSMSMSTELDPAKVLLLLRGFLQIQQRRAEAYSKLKSGFSDYMASGGELAYKQLCSEITIEFNNCSKKVLEMESLFRSPDYCRVDLAQLLRAVQDQEKQKLQLTATIQVLKKAGRPSERLVSHENCKFTKPAEHECVHVQEITEASGTEEAEADAEYDNALKEAIRGVQDAVMAINEHLEEVRYEIAALEAE; the protein is encoded by the exons ATGGTGGCGAGTGAGCGAGCGATGGAAGAAGAAGATTTTGATTTCGAGAAGAAGGTTTCGATAAAGGAATCGATGTCGATGTCGATGTCGACAGAGCTTGATCCAGCCAAAGTTCTTCTTTTGCTTCGTGGTTTCCTCCAAATTCAGCAACGCAGGGCCGAAGCATATTCTAAGCTCAAAAG TGGGTTTTCTGACTACATGGCCTCTGGAGGGGAATTGGCTTACAAGCAGCTCTGCAGTGAAATCACAATAGAGTTTAACAATTGCTCGAAAAAA GTCCTTGAAATGGAGTCACTGTTTAGAAGCCCTGATTACTGCCGAGTTGATCTAGCGCAGCTCCTTAGAGCTGTTCAAGATCAGGAAAAGCAGAAACTTCAACTG ACTGCCACCATTCAGGTGTTAAAGAAAGCCGGTCGCCCATCTGAACGTCTGGTAAGCCATGAGAATTGCAAATTTACAAAGCCAGCAGAGCATGAGTGCGTTCATGTTCAGGAGATTACAGAAGCTTCTGGGACTGAAGAAGCTGAAGCAGATGCTGAGTATGACAATGCTCTAAAAGAAGCTATTAGAGGTGTCCAGGATGCTGTCATGGCCATTAATGAACATCTAGAAGAAGTCAGATATGAAATTGCTGCCCTTGAAGCAGAGTGA
- the LOC114417395 gene encoding phospholipid-transporting ATPase 1-like isoform X2, translating into MGSNRPILMTVPSPTTSSSNSQQQQDHPLTSIDPELPKSNSSSINPFENTFNNSSSRRSSAGSRSSNNSIHEVISLSRSESKTKPLKYYGSSKGGGGAESEGLSMSQRELRDEDARLVYINDPLKTNEAFEFSGNSIRTSKYSLLTFIPRNLFEQFHRVAYVYFLIIAILNQLPQLAVFGRTVSILPLAFVLFVTAVKDVYEDWRRHQSDKIENNRLASVIMVDDDGGGGGGGRRRSFVEKKWRDVRVGEVIKIEANETIPCDIVLLSTSDPTGVAYVQTINLDGESNLKTRYAKQETHGKEMFGGVIKCEKPNRNIYGFLANMEVDGKKLSLGSSNIVLRGCELKNTSWAIGVAVYCGSETKAMLNNSGAPSKRSRLETRMNSEIIWLSFFLVMLCTVTSACAAVWLKRHKEELNLLPYYRKLDFSEGDVDSYEYYGWGLEIFFTFLMSVIVFQVMIPISLYISMELVRVGQAYFMIQDKRMYDEATKSRFQCRALNINEDLGQIKYVFSDKTGTLTQNKMEFQCASIWGVDYSSKENNSIMEGDELVEHYVEADGKIFRPKMKVKVNPELLQLSRSGLQNVEGKWIHDFFLTLATCNTIVPLVVDTPDPDVKLIDYQGESPDEQALAYAAAAYGFMLIERTSGHLVIDIHGQRQKFNVLGMHEFDSDRKRMSVILGYPDNSVKVFVKGADTSMLNVIDRSFKMDLVRATEAHLHSYSSMGLRTLVIGMRDLNASEFEQWHASFEAASTAVFGRAAMLRKVSSIVENSLTILGASAIEDKLQQGVPESIESLRIAGIKVWVLTGDKQETAISIGYSSKLLTSNMTQIIINSKNRESCRKSLQDALVMSTSGVANNAGVSSHVTPVALIMDGTSLVHILDSELEEQLFQLASRCSVVLCCRVAPLQKAGIIALVKNRTSDMTLAIGDGANDVSMIQMADVGVGISGQEGRQAVMASDFAMGQFRFLVPLLLIHGHWNYQRLGYMILYNFYRNAVLVLVLFWAFFDAAGTGLFWLLLLGIIVTALLPHLVVKFVYQYYFPNDIQICREAEKIGYDRVVESGQVEMLPISDNPSR; encoded by the exons ATGGGTTCTAATAGGCCAATTCTAATGACAGTACCATCTCCAACAACTTCTAGTAGTAATAGCCAACAACAACAAGATCACCCTCTCACCTCTATTGATCCTGAGCTTCCAAAATCAAACTCAAGTTCCATCAACCCTTTTGAGAACACTTTCAACAACTCATCATCACGCAGAAGTTCTGCTGGGAGCAGGAGCAGCAACAACTCTATCCATGAAGTGATTAGTTTGAGCCGTTCAGAATCCAAAACCAAACCTCTTAAGTACTATGGCTCATCCaagggtggtggtggtgcagAATCTGAAGGACTCAGCATGTCACAAAGGGAACTAAGAGATGAGGATGCAAGGTTAGTGTACATAAACGACCCTTTGAAAACAAATGAGGCTTTTGAGTTTTCAGGAAACTCAATCCGCACAAGCAAATACTCCCTCCTCACTTTCATTCCAAGGAACCTCTTTGAACAGTTCCACAGGGTTGCCTATGTGTACTTTCTCATAATTGCAATCCTCAACCAGCTTCCTCAGCTTGCAGTGTTTGGAAGAACAGTTTCCATCTTGCCACTGGCCTTTGTGCTGTTTGTCACAGCTGTGAAGGATGTGTATGAGGATTGGAGAAGGCACCAGAGTGATAAAATTGAGAACAATAGGTTGGCATCAGTTATTATGGTTGATGAtgatggaggaggaggaggaggaggaagaagaagaagctttgTGGAGAAAAAATGGAGGGATGTTAGAGTTGGTGAGGTGATAAAGATCGAGGCAAATGAAACCATCCCTTGTGACATTGTGTTGCTCTCAACTAGTGATCCAACTGGGGTTGCATATGTGCAGACTATAAATCTTGATGGTGAGTCCAATTTGAAGACAAGGTATGCAAAGCAAGAGACACATGGTAAGGAAATGTTTGGTGGGGTTATCAAGTGTGAGAAACCAAATAGGAACATTTACGGATTTCTTGCTAACATGGAAGTTGATGGCAAGAAGTTGTCACTTGGATCATCAAACATTGTGCTTAGAGGATGTGAACTCAAGAACACTAGTTGGGCTATTGGTGTTGCTGTGTATTGTGGGAGTGAGACCAAGGCTATGCTGAATAACTCAGGAGCTCCTTCGAAGAGAAGCCGGTTGGAGACACGCATGAATTCAGAGATCATTTGGCTATCTTTCTTCCTTGTGATGCTGTGTACAGTCACCTCAGCTTGTGCTGCTGTGTGGCTGAAGCGCCACAAGGAAGAGCTGAATCTGTTGCCATATTATAGGAAACTTGATTTTTCAGAAGGGGATGTGGATAGCTATGAATACTATGGATGGGGGTTGGAAATTTTCTTCACATTTCTCATGTCAGTCATAGTTTTCCAGGTCATGATTCCCATTTCCTTGTACATTTCCATGGAACTTGTGAGGGTTGGTCAGGCCTACTTCATGATCCAAGACAAGAGAATGTATGATGAGGCGACAAAGTCAAGGTTTCAGTGCAGGGCTCTGAACATCAATGAAGATTTGGGGCAGATTAAGTATGTTTTCTCTGACAAAACTGGCACTCTCACTCAGAACAAGATGGAGTTTCAATGTGCAAGCATCTGGGGGGTTGATTACAGTTCTAAAGAGAACAATAGCATAATGGAAGGGGATGAGCTTGTTGAACATTATGTGGAAG CGGATGGAAAGATCTTCAGACCAAAGATGAAAGTGAAAGTTAATCCAGAGCTTTTGCAGCTATCAAGAAGTGGACTTCAAAATGTGGAGGGAAAATGGATTCATGATTTCTTTCTGACACTGGCAACCTGCAACACCATTGTGCCTCTTGTTGTTGACACACCTGACCCTGATGTCAAGCTGATAGATTACCAAGGAGAATCACCAGATGAACAAGCACTGGCTTATGCTGCTGCTGCCTATGGTTTTATGCTCATAGAACGAACCTCTGGCCATTTAGTCATTGATATTCATGGACAAAGACAAAA GTTCAATGTCTTGGGTATGCATGAATTTGACAGTGACAGGAAGAGAATGTCAGTTATATTGGGGTACCCTGACAATTCAGTGAAAGTTTTTGTCAAAGGAGCAGACACATCCATGCTTAATGTGATAGACAGGTCATTCAAAATGGACTTAGTAAGAGCCACTGAAGCACATCTTCACTCTTACTCTTCCATGGGTTTGAGGACTCTTGTTATCGGCATGAGAGACTTGAATGCTTCAGAATTTGAGCAATGGCATGCATCCTTTGAGGCAGCAAGCACTGCTGTGTTTGGAAGGGCTGCGATGCTCCGCAAGGTTTCGAGCATCGTAGAGAACAGTCTCACCATATTAGGTGCATCTGCCATTGAAGATAAGCTGCAACAAGGTGTGCCAGAATCCATTGAGTCTCTAAGGATTGCAGGCATTAAAGTATGGGTTCTGACTGGAGACAAACAAGAAACTGCCATATCCATTGGCTACTCCTCAAAGCTCCTAACAAGCAACATGACTCAGATTATAATCAATAGCAAGAACAGAGAATCATGCAGAAAAAGTTTGCAAGATGCCCTTGTCATGTCGACATCTGGCGTTGCCAACAATGCTGGAGTAAGTTCCCATGTGACTCCAGTAGCCTTGATTATGGATGGTACCAGCCTTGTGCATATTCTTGACAGTGAACTTGAAGAACAG CTATTTCAACTTGCAAGTAGGTGTTCTGTTGTTCTATGTTGCCGTGTCGCTCCGCTGCAAAAGGCTGGAATTATTGCCCTTGTGAAGAATAGAACATCTGACATGACACTAGCCATTGGAGATG GTGCTAATGATGTCTCAATGATTCAAATGGCTGATGTTGGAGTTGGCATCAGTGGACAAGAAGGCCGGCAAGCTGTAATGGCATCTGATTTTGCAATGGGGCAGTTTAGGTTTTTAGTTCCTCTCTTATTGATACATGGTCATTGGAACTACCAACGGCTTGGTTACATGATACTGTACAATTTTTACAGAAATGCTGTCCTTGTTCTTGTCCTATTTTG GGCCTTCTTTGATGCTGCAGGAACTGGATTGTTCTGGTTATTGTTGCTTGGAATCATAGTAACAGCATTGCTTCCGCATTTGGTTGTAAAATTTGTTTATCAATACTATTTTCCTAATGATATTCAGATTTGTAGAGAAGCAGAGAAGATTGGGTATGACAGGGTTGTTGAAAGTGGACAGGTAGAAATGCTTCCTATCTCAGATAATCCATCAAGATAA
- the LOC114417395 gene encoding phospholipid-transporting ATPase 1-like isoform X1: MGSNRPILMTVPSPTTSSSNSQQQQDHPLTSIDPELPKSNSSSINPFENTFNNSSSRRSSAGSRSSNNSIHEVISLSRSESKTKPLKYYGSSKGGGGAESEGLSMSQRELRDEDARLVYINDPLKTNEAFEFSGNSIRTSKYSLLTFIPRNLFEQFHRVAYVYFLIIAILNQLPQLAVFGRTVSILPLAFVLFVTAVKDVYEDWRRHQSDKIENNRLASVIMVDDDGGGGGGGRRRSFVEKKWRDVRVGEVIKIEANETIPCDIVLLSTSDPTGVAYVQTINLDGESNLKTRYAKQETHGKEMFGGVIKCEKPNRNIYGFLANMEVDGKKLSLGSSNIVLRGCELKNTSWAIGVAVYCGSETKAMLNNSGAPSKRSRLETRMNSEIIWLSFFLVMLCTVTSACAAVWLKRHKEELNLLPYYRKLDFSEGDVDSYEYYGWGLEIFFTFLMSVIVFQVMIPISLYISMELVRVGQAYFMIQDKRMYDEATKSRFQCRALNINEDLGQIKYVFSDKTGTLTQNKMEFQCASIWGVDYSSKENNSIMEGDELVEHYVEADGKIFRPKMKVKVNPELLQLSRSGLQNVEGKWIHDFFLTLATCNTIVPLVVDTPDPDVKLIDYQGESPDEQALAYAAAAYGFMLIERTSGHLVIDIHGQRQKFNVLGMHEFDSDRKRMSVILGYPDNSVKVFVKGADTSMLNVIDRSFKMDLVRATEAHLHSYSSMGLRTLVIGMRDLNASEFEQWHASFEAASTAVFGRAAMLRKVSSIVENSLTILGASAIEDKLQQGVPESIESLRIAGIKVWVLTGDKQETAISIGYSSKLLTSNMTQIIINSKNRESCRKSLQDALVMSTSGVANNAGVSSHVTPVALIMDGTSLVHILDSELEEQLFQLASRCSVVLCCRVAPLQKAGIIALVKNRTSDMTLAIGDGANDVSMIQMADVGVGISGQEGRQAVMASDFAMGQFRFLVPLLLIHGHWNYQRLGYMILYNFYRNAVLVLVLFWYVLFTAFTLTTAINEWSSTLYSIIYSSLPTIIVGILDKDLGKRTLLKYPQLYGAGQRHEAYNKKLFLLTMLDTLWQSMVIFWAPLFAYWSSTIDVASIGDLWTLGVVILVNLHLAMDVIRWYWVTHVVIWGSIVATFISVMIIDSIPNLPGYWAFFDAAGTGLFWLLLLGIIVTALLPHLVVKFVYQYYFPNDIQICREAEKIGYDRVVESGQVEMLPISDNPSR, from the exons ATGGGTTCTAATAGGCCAATTCTAATGACAGTACCATCTCCAACAACTTCTAGTAGTAATAGCCAACAACAACAAGATCACCCTCTCACCTCTATTGATCCTGAGCTTCCAAAATCAAACTCAAGTTCCATCAACCCTTTTGAGAACACTTTCAACAACTCATCATCACGCAGAAGTTCTGCTGGGAGCAGGAGCAGCAACAACTCTATCCATGAAGTGATTAGTTTGAGCCGTTCAGAATCCAAAACCAAACCTCTTAAGTACTATGGCTCATCCaagggtggtggtggtgcagAATCTGAAGGACTCAGCATGTCACAAAGGGAACTAAGAGATGAGGATGCAAGGTTAGTGTACATAAACGACCCTTTGAAAACAAATGAGGCTTTTGAGTTTTCAGGAAACTCAATCCGCACAAGCAAATACTCCCTCCTCACTTTCATTCCAAGGAACCTCTTTGAACAGTTCCACAGGGTTGCCTATGTGTACTTTCTCATAATTGCAATCCTCAACCAGCTTCCTCAGCTTGCAGTGTTTGGAAGAACAGTTTCCATCTTGCCACTGGCCTTTGTGCTGTTTGTCACAGCTGTGAAGGATGTGTATGAGGATTGGAGAAGGCACCAGAGTGATAAAATTGAGAACAATAGGTTGGCATCAGTTATTATGGTTGATGAtgatggaggaggaggaggaggaggaagaagaagaagctttgTGGAGAAAAAATGGAGGGATGTTAGAGTTGGTGAGGTGATAAAGATCGAGGCAAATGAAACCATCCCTTGTGACATTGTGTTGCTCTCAACTAGTGATCCAACTGGGGTTGCATATGTGCAGACTATAAATCTTGATGGTGAGTCCAATTTGAAGACAAGGTATGCAAAGCAAGAGACACATGGTAAGGAAATGTTTGGTGGGGTTATCAAGTGTGAGAAACCAAATAGGAACATTTACGGATTTCTTGCTAACATGGAAGTTGATGGCAAGAAGTTGTCACTTGGATCATCAAACATTGTGCTTAGAGGATGTGAACTCAAGAACACTAGTTGGGCTATTGGTGTTGCTGTGTATTGTGGGAGTGAGACCAAGGCTATGCTGAATAACTCAGGAGCTCCTTCGAAGAGAAGCCGGTTGGAGACACGCATGAATTCAGAGATCATTTGGCTATCTTTCTTCCTTGTGATGCTGTGTACAGTCACCTCAGCTTGTGCTGCTGTGTGGCTGAAGCGCCACAAGGAAGAGCTGAATCTGTTGCCATATTATAGGAAACTTGATTTTTCAGAAGGGGATGTGGATAGCTATGAATACTATGGATGGGGGTTGGAAATTTTCTTCACATTTCTCATGTCAGTCATAGTTTTCCAGGTCATGATTCCCATTTCCTTGTACATTTCCATGGAACTTGTGAGGGTTGGTCAGGCCTACTTCATGATCCAAGACAAGAGAATGTATGATGAGGCGACAAAGTCAAGGTTTCAGTGCAGGGCTCTGAACATCAATGAAGATTTGGGGCAGATTAAGTATGTTTTCTCTGACAAAACTGGCACTCTCACTCAGAACAAGATGGAGTTTCAATGTGCAAGCATCTGGGGGGTTGATTACAGTTCTAAAGAGAACAATAGCATAATGGAAGGGGATGAGCTTGTTGAACATTATGTGGAAG CGGATGGAAAGATCTTCAGACCAAAGATGAAAGTGAAAGTTAATCCAGAGCTTTTGCAGCTATCAAGAAGTGGACTTCAAAATGTGGAGGGAAAATGGATTCATGATTTCTTTCTGACACTGGCAACCTGCAACACCATTGTGCCTCTTGTTGTTGACACACCTGACCCTGATGTCAAGCTGATAGATTACCAAGGAGAATCACCAGATGAACAAGCACTGGCTTATGCTGCTGCTGCCTATGGTTTTATGCTCATAGAACGAACCTCTGGCCATTTAGTCATTGATATTCATGGACAAAGACAAAA GTTCAATGTCTTGGGTATGCATGAATTTGACAGTGACAGGAAGAGAATGTCAGTTATATTGGGGTACCCTGACAATTCAGTGAAAGTTTTTGTCAAAGGAGCAGACACATCCATGCTTAATGTGATAGACAGGTCATTCAAAATGGACTTAGTAAGAGCCACTGAAGCACATCTTCACTCTTACTCTTCCATGGGTTTGAGGACTCTTGTTATCGGCATGAGAGACTTGAATGCTTCAGAATTTGAGCAATGGCATGCATCCTTTGAGGCAGCAAGCACTGCTGTGTTTGGAAGGGCTGCGATGCTCCGCAAGGTTTCGAGCATCGTAGAGAACAGTCTCACCATATTAGGTGCATCTGCCATTGAAGATAAGCTGCAACAAGGTGTGCCAGAATCCATTGAGTCTCTAAGGATTGCAGGCATTAAAGTATGGGTTCTGACTGGAGACAAACAAGAAACTGCCATATCCATTGGCTACTCCTCAAAGCTCCTAACAAGCAACATGACTCAGATTATAATCAATAGCAAGAACAGAGAATCATGCAGAAAAAGTTTGCAAGATGCCCTTGTCATGTCGACATCTGGCGTTGCCAACAATGCTGGAGTAAGTTCCCATGTGACTCCAGTAGCCTTGATTATGGATGGTACCAGCCTTGTGCATATTCTTGACAGTGAACTTGAAGAACAG CTATTTCAACTTGCAAGTAGGTGTTCTGTTGTTCTATGTTGCCGTGTCGCTCCGCTGCAAAAGGCTGGAATTATTGCCCTTGTGAAGAATAGAACATCTGACATGACACTAGCCATTGGAGATG GTGCTAATGATGTCTCAATGATTCAAATGGCTGATGTTGGAGTTGGCATCAGTGGACAAGAAGGCCGGCAAGCTGTAATGGCATCTGATTTTGCAATGGGGCAGTTTAGGTTTTTAGTTCCTCTCTTATTGATACATGGTCATTGGAACTACCAACGGCTTGGTTACATGATACTGTACAATTTTTACAGAAATGCTGTCCTTGTTCTTGTCCTATTTTG GTATGTGCTCTTCACTGCCTTCACTTTGACAACTGCTATAAATGAATGGAGCTCCACGTTATACTCAATAATCTACAGTTCATTGCCAACTATAATTGTTGGTATTCTCGACAAGGATCTTGGTAAAAGGACTCTCCTTAAGTATCCTCAACTTTATGGGGCAGGACAGAGACATGAGGCCTACAacaagaaattatttttgttaacaatGTTAGATACTTTGTGGCAAAGCATGGTTATCTTCTGGGCACCCCTCTTTGCATATTGGAGTAGCACAATTGATGTGGCAAGCATTGGAGACCTTTGGACTTTAGGAGttgttattttggttaattTACACTTGGCCATGGATGTCATAAGGTGGTATTGGGTGACACATGTTGTCATTTGGGGGTCCATTGTTGCAACTTTCATTAGTGTCATGATCATTGATTCTATCCCCAATCTTCCTGGCTACTG GGCCTTCTTTGATGCTGCAGGAACTGGATTGTTCTGGTTATTGTTGCTTGGAATCATAGTAACAGCATTGCTTCCGCATTTGGTTGTAAAATTTGTTTATCAATACTATTTTCCTAATGATATTCAGATTTGTAGAGAAGCAGAGAAGATTGGGTATGACAGGGTTGTTGAAAGTGGACAGGTAGAAATGCTTCCTATCTCAGATAATCCATCAAGATAA